Proteins co-encoded in one Saprospira grandis genomic window:
- a CDS encoding MerR family transcriptional regulator, translating into MKPKELAEKLDVSTATLRNWAREFAFFLGKKGRKATDYTEHGVQRMLVVKYLLHEKGFTVEGAKKEIHRRANLDQSHQQMIEKLEEIRHFLLGLQADLAAQEGQEKGI; encoded by the coding sequence ATGAAGCCCAAAGAGTTAGCAGAAAAGTTAGATGTATCGACGGCCACCTTGCGTAATTGGGCCAGAGAGTTTGCCTTTTTTCTTGGAAAAAAGGGGCGAAAGGCAACGGATTACACCGAGCATGGCGTGCAGCGCATGTTGGTGGTCAAATACCTTTTGCACGAAAAGGGCTTCACGGTAGAGGGGGCCAAAAAAGAGATTCATCGGCGGGCGAATTTGGACCAAAGCCATCAGCAGATGATCGAAAAGCTAGAGGAGATTCGCCATTTCTTATTGGGCCTACAGGCTGATTTGGCGGCTCAGGAAGGGCAGGAGAAGGGCATTTAG
- a CDS encoding leucine-rich repeat domain-containing protein, whose amino-acid sequence MARKSWLLSQLLLLWACQTSTPAEPVALVEEPTIYQYPKDSLWRGHPLRPDHPDYINNAYPNYSDSIFALLQSQEDFNYPYGKSEEEVQFFLYQLESKRRARIRYLMGLNIPMRPSAMAQKRYLNLSSRGLKEIPYELGRLQSLEELLLKYNEIRSFSTSLYQCKALKRLDLSSNQLEELPNSIYQLRKLENLSLRDNKLKFLPAGFSQLRELRSLDLSNSHRSMAGAYNNFRYLPAAVYRLPKLEKLLLQRLPLQQFALNVQQMKSLRVLSIAGCYQLPLDNNLKLLAKLPNLEVLDISFLGRRTLPKSIERFKHLKVLIWQEENGVNEQAIKALKKILPNTRIYWGAPGEKRPFLRANSIETIIQ is encoded by the coding sequence TTGGCCCGCAAGAGCTGGCTGCTCAGCCAGCTCTTGCTCCTCTGGGCCTGCCAAACCAGCACCCCCGCCGAGCCCGTTGCCTTGGTGGAAGAACCAACTATTTACCAATATCCAAAGGATAGCCTTTGGAGAGGGCACCCTTTGCGCCCCGATCATCCCGATTATATCAATAATGCCTATCCCAATTATAGTGATAGCATTTTTGCCCTGCTCCAAAGCCAAGAAGACTTTAATTATCCCTACGGCAAAAGCGAGGAGGAAGTGCAGTTCTTTCTCTATCAACTGGAAAGCAAACGCAGGGCCCGCATCCGCTACCTGATGGGCCTGAATATCCCTATGCGCCCCAGCGCTATGGCCCAAAAACGCTACCTCAACCTCTCTAGTCGTGGACTCAAAGAGATTCCCTATGAATTGGGCCGTCTCCAATCGCTAGAAGAACTTTTACTCAAGTATAATGAGATCCGAAGCTTTTCTACTAGCCTCTACCAATGTAAAGCACTCAAACGCCTAGACCTTAGCTCTAATCAGCTAGAAGAGCTCCCCAATTCTATTTATCAACTCCGAAAACTCGAAAATCTCAGCCTAAGAGATAATAAGCTGAAGTTTCTCCCCGCTGGATTTTCCCAACTCCGAGAGTTGCGCAGCCTAGACCTCAGCAATAGCCACCGCTCTATGGCTGGCGCCTACAATAATTTTCGCTACCTTCCTGCCGCCGTTTATCGCCTGCCCAAACTGGAAAAACTTCTCTTGCAACGCCTGCCCTTACAGCAGTTTGCCCTCAATGTCCAACAAATGAAATCGCTCAGAGTATTGAGCATTGCCGGCTGCTACCAACTTCCCCTAGATAACAACCTTAAGTTATTGGCCAAATTGCCCAATCTAGAGGTGCTCGATATCTCTTTCTTGGGCCGCCGAACCCTCCCCAAAAGTATTGAACGCTTCAAACACCTAAAGGTGCTCATCTGGCAAGAGGAAAATGGCGTTAATGAACAGGCCATCAAGGCCCTGAAAAAAATATTACCCAATACTCGCATCTATTGGGGGGCGCCAGGCGAAAAACGCCCCTTTTTACGAGCCAATTCTATCGAAACGATTATTCAATAA
- a CDS encoding M1 family aminopeptidase, whose translation MVQISKKALFWGSLMGLAMMGTSCKTSSKVKKEEVVEYIDYELEPVEVTANRLDFKRAVYNPSYTRRNDLLHTDLEVRFDWNKKHLLGKAKLTIKPLFYPTDSLRLDAKGFDIQKVAILQGKQEKKLQYKYEDQKNLFIQLDRSYSREESYQILVEYTAKPDELPIGGSAAITADKGLYFINPDGKNPDKPQQIWTQGETESSSCWFPTIDRPNERTTQEIKITVQDRFQTLSNGLLISSRKNEDGSRTDHWKMEQNHAPYLFMMAIGEFARSTEEWNGKLLEYYVEAEYAEHAKAIFPQTPEMLSFFSARLGYEYPWPKYSQVVVRDYVSGAMENTTGVIFGEYMQKTSRELIDNTTNEGVVAHEMMHHWFGDLVTCESWANLPLNESFANYGEYLWFEHRYGRDFADYKRMNEVRGYMNQAVLQDDAHPLIHYGYEDKEDMFDAHSYNKGGAILHMLRKYLGDDAFFESLKHYLHKNEYSAAEADELRLAFEEVTGEDLNWFFNQWFYKAGHPKLNIKRSYSDSSKTLVVELEQTQDYSQSTVFILPMELAIYTPSAGDLPIIKQIRMDQQKQRFEFPLDEAPTWVAVDRERMLLAERAEEQSKEEWAAQYRLSPRFQDRYDALQKIKYDQGEEKMRKLFWTALQDPAWPIRAMACDYVKAPSEEETKTLIAKLSKMAEEDPHSQVRMAALQQLGRIGDASILPTVKKIMANQEEAYSVIYGAFKAIQQIDQNLALELAKELEQEQNPTLLMGIAELYGQTGDRQYLPFFSKNWQKTENYGAISFFGQYQKLLVAIADDNLTLEKVKTLKEIGSNPKNDLWHRYAAANALYDLQKAYFEKAPYEEIQKALKTVIEKEENSNLKNLYQNWKVN comes from the coding sequence ATGGTACAGATCTCTAAAAAAGCCCTCTTTTGGGGGAGCCTCATGGGCCTAGCCATGATGGGCACAAGCTGTAAAACCAGCTCGAAAGTAAAAAAAGAAGAAGTAGTTGAGTACATTGACTATGAACTAGAACCCGTAGAAGTAACCGCCAACCGCCTAGATTTTAAACGGGCCGTTTACAACCCCAGCTATACCCGCCGCAATGATTTGCTGCATACCGATTTGGAGGTCCGCTTTGATTGGAACAAAAAACACCTCCTGGGTAAAGCAAAATTGACCATCAAGCCGCTTTTTTATCCCACCGACTCTCTGCGCCTAGATGCCAAGGGCTTTGATATTCAGAAGGTGGCCATTTTGCAGGGCAAACAAGAAAAAAAGCTGCAATATAAGTATGAGGACCAAAAGAACCTCTTTATCCAATTGGACCGCAGTTATAGCCGAGAAGAAAGCTACCAAATTTTGGTAGAATATACCGCCAAACCCGATGAATTGCCCATTGGCGGAAGCGCCGCTATTACCGCAGATAAAGGCCTCTACTTTATTAACCCCGATGGCAAAAACCCCGATAAACCGCAGCAAATCTGGACCCAAGGCGAGACCGAATCTAGCTCTTGCTGGTTTCCCACTATTGACCGCCCCAACGAAAGAACGACTCAGGAAATTAAAATTACGGTCCAAGACCGCTTCCAAACTCTCTCTAATGGCCTACTCATTAGCAGCAGAAAAAATGAAGACGGCAGCCGAACCGACCACTGGAAAATGGAGCAAAACCATGCGCCCTACCTCTTTATGATGGCCATTGGAGAATTTGCCCGCAGTACCGAAGAATGGAACGGCAAACTGCTCGAATATTATGTAGAAGCAGAATATGCAGAGCATGCAAAGGCCATTTTTCCGCAAACTCCAGAAATGCTCAGCTTCTTTTCGGCCCGCCTAGGCTATGAATACCCTTGGCCCAAATACTCGCAGGTGGTTGTGCGCGACTATGTTTCTGGCGCCATGGAGAATACCACCGGCGTTATCTTTGGCGAGTATATGCAGAAAACTAGCCGAGAACTCATCGATAATACGACCAATGAAGGCGTAGTGGCCCATGAAATGATGCACCATTGGTTTGGCGATTTGGTCACCTGCGAGAGCTGGGCCAACCTCCCCCTCAATGAGTCTTTTGCCAACTATGGCGAATACCTCTGGTTTGAACACCGCTATGGCCGCGACTTTGCCGACTACAAGCGCATGAATGAGGTCCGTGGCTATATGAACCAAGCCGTTTTGCAAGATGATGCCCACCCCCTTATCCATTATGGCTATGAGGATAAAGAAGATATGTTTGATGCCCATAGCTACAATAAAGGAGGGGCCATTTTACATATGCTCCGCAAATATTTGGGCGATGATGCTTTCTTTGAAAGCCTCAAACACTATTTGCACAAAAATGAATATAGCGCCGCCGAAGCCGATGAGCTTCGCCTCGCCTTTGAAGAAGTGACTGGAGAAGACCTCAATTGGTTCTTTAATCAATGGTTCTATAAGGCGGGACACCCCAAGCTCAACATCAAACGCAGCTATTCCGATAGTAGCAAAACCCTAGTAGTAGAGCTAGAACAAACCCAAGACTATAGCCAAAGTACGGTCTTTATTCTGCCCATGGAACTGGCCATCTATACCCCTTCTGCTGGCGATTTGCCCATCATTAAGCAGATCCGTATGGACCAACAAAAACAGCGCTTTGAGTTCCCCCTCGATGAAGCCCCTACTTGGGTGGCCGTAGATCGGGAACGCATGCTCCTAGCCGAACGTGCAGAGGAACAAAGCAAGGAAGAATGGGCCGCCCAATATCGCCTTTCACCCCGCTTTCAAGACCGCTACGATGCCTTGCAAAAGATCAAATACGACCAAGGCGAAGAAAAGATGCGCAAGCTTTTCTGGACCGCCCTGCAAGATCCCGCCTGGCCCATCCGCGCTATGGCTTGCGATTATGTAAAAGCACCATCTGAAGAAGAGACAAAAACCCTGATCGCCAAATTGAGCAAAATGGCCGAGGAAGATCCCCACTCTCAGGTGCGCATGGCCGCCCTTCAACAGCTGGGCCGCATAGGCGATGCCAGCATTCTTCCTACCGTCAAAAAAATTATGGCCAATCAAGAAGAAGCCTATAGCGTCATCTATGGCGCCTTTAAGGCCATTCAGCAAATTGACCAAAACCTGGCCCTTGAACTAGCCAAGGAGCTAGAGCAAGAACAAAACCCCACCCTGCTCATGGGCATTGCCGAGCTCTATGGCCAAACTGGAGACCGACAATATCTGCCTTTCTTTAGCAAGAACTGGCAGAAAACCGAGAACTATGGCGCCATTAGCTTCTTTGGCCAGTACCAAAAGCTCCTTGTCGCTATTGCCGATGATAATTTGACCCTAGAAAAGGTCAAAACACTAAAAGAAATTGGCAGCAACCCCAAGAATGACCTCTGGCACCGCTATGCCGCAGCCAATGCCCTCTACGATTTGCAAAAGGCTTATTTTGAAAAAGCGCCCTATGAGGAAATTCAAAAGGCCCTAAAGACGGTTATAGAGAAGGAAGAAAATAGTAATTTGAAGAATCTCTATCAAAACTGGAAAGTCAATTAA
- a CDS encoding alpha/beta fold hydrolase: protein MSHSAFLPIQDYQLHYQLIGNFAPQKPLLVFLHEGLGALPLWKGWPQELAQALDCPILLYERRGYGQSDPLPLPRPKSYLEKDGVAELYALLQSLKVQQPILIGHSDGGSIALAYAAQYQVKALAVLAAHIYVEEVTLAGIRAVKNNPQLPKIIQKLGKYHGAESPRIFSAWADTWLRADFKSWNIAPLLPQIQAPAFVLQGEADEYASPKHLSDIFEGLGSRDKEQHLLPNCGHSPHIQARTALNALLLPFLSRQISL from the coding sequence ATGAGCCATTCTGCTTTTCTTCCCATCCAAGATTATCAACTACATTATCAACTGATTGGCAACTTTGCCCCCCAAAAGCCCCTTTTGGTCTTCTTGCATGAAGGCCTAGGGGCTTTGCCACTCTGGAAGGGCTGGCCCCAAGAACTGGCCCAAGCGCTAGATTGCCCCATCCTGCTCTACGAGCGCAGAGGCTATGGCCAATCGGATCCCTTGCCCCTCCCCCGCCCCAAAAGTTATCTGGAAAAAGATGGGGTGGCAGAACTATACGCTTTGCTCCAAAGCCTAAAGGTCCAACAGCCTATTCTTATCGGTCATAGCGATGGCGGCAGCATTGCCCTAGCCTATGCGGCCCAATACCAAGTGAAGGCCCTAGCCGTTTTGGCCGCTCATATTTATGTGGAGGAGGTAACGCTGGCTGGCATTCGTGCCGTAAAAAACAATCCCCAGCTTCCGAAAATTATTCAGAAACTGGGGAAATATCATGGGGCCGAAAGTCCCCGCATTTTCTCGGCTTGGGCCGATACTTGGCTGCGCGCCGATTTTAAATCTTGGAATATCGCTCCGCTTTTGCCCCAAATTCAGGCTCCCGCTTTTGTCTTGCAAGGCGAGGCAGATGAATATGCCAGCCCCAAGCATCTAAGCGATATTTTTGAAGGTTTGGGGAGCAGAGACAAAGAACAACATCTTTTGCCCAACTGCGGCCATAGTCCGCATATTCAGGCCAGAACAGCCCTAAATGCCCTTCTCCTGCCCTTCCTGAGCCGCCAAATCAGCCTGTAG
- a CDS encoding M23 family metallopeptidase, with the protein MSKDKYIYNPHTLRYEKVKVSKRKRYLQLALFFVMIVGFSIGIVYLASSKPNNDKQQAHELQLIKSRYEEMTGQLDLMEEALENLHERDVAIYRQVLELDPNDEAYWTGGRGGSNKYAGLENLSDAELIKELSERVLQMRQRLALMAKAQEEVLLAAKEKQELLQAIPSIRPVRRLQRRIEYLSGFGYRKHPIYKILKMHTGIDFGAPTGTPIYATGNGKVAKVVLKRTGYGRHVIIDHGHGYKTLYAHMSKVEVKAGDKVKRGEIIGRVGNTGASTAPHLHYEVVHKGKKVNPLPFCRDGLDNQEYKEFIQYASQQNQALSIHK; encoded by the coding sequence ATGTCTAAGGATAAGTATATATATAACCCGCACACCCTGCGCTACGAGAAGGTAAAGGTCTCTAAGCGTAAGCGGTATTTACAGCTGGCCCTCTTTTTTGTCATGATTGTCGGTTTTTCTATCGGCATTGTGTATTTGGCTTCCTCTAAGCCCAATAATGACAAACAGCAGGCGCATGAATTGCAGCTCATCAAGTCGCGCTATGAAGAAATGACTGGCCAATTGGACCTAATGGAGGAAGCGCTAGAAAACCTACATGAGCGAGATGTGGCCATCTATCGCCAAGTGTTGGAGCTCGACCCGAATGACGAAGCCTATTGGACAGGAGGGCGAGGCGGCAGTAATAAATATGCAGGCCTAGAAAATCTATCGGATGCAGAGCTCATTAAAGAACTTTCGGAGCGGGTCTTACAAATGCGCCAGCGGCTGGCGCTTATGGCCAAGGCTCAGGAAGAAGTTTTGTTAGCCGCCAAAGAGAAACAAGAACTTCTACAAGCTATTCCCTCGATTCGTCCAGTGCGCAGACTACAGCGCCGCATCGAGTATCTTTCTGGTTTTGGTTACAGAAAGCACCCTATTTACAAGATCTTGAAGATGCATACGGGCATTGACTTTGGGGCGCCAACTGGCACGCCCATTTATGCTACGGGCAACGGAAAAGTGGCCAAGGTGGTCCTTAAGCGGACGGGCTACGGCCGCCATGTTATTATTGATCATGGACACGGCTATAAAACCCTCTATGCACATATGTCTAAGGTAGAAGTAAAGGCTGGAGACAAAGTAAAGCGGGGAGAAATTATTGGTCGAGTGGGCAATACGGGGGCTTCTACGGCGCCACACCTTCATTATGAGGTGGTGCATAAGGGCAAAAAAGTGAATCCCTTGCCCTTTTGCCGAGATGGTCTAGATAATCAGGAGTATAAGGAGTTTATTCAGTATGCTTCGCAGCAGAATCAGGCCCTGTCGATACATAAGTAG